The following DNA comes from Triticum aestivum cultivar Chinese Spring chromosome 3D, IWGSC CS RefSeq v2.1, whole genome shotgun sequence.
NNNNNNNNNNNNNNNNNNNNNNNNNNNNNNNNNNNNNNNNNNNNNNNNNNNNNNNNNNNNNNNNNNNNNNNNNNNNNNNNNNNNNNNNNNNNNNNNNNNNNNNNNNNNNNNNNNNNNNNNNNNNNNNNNNNNNNNNNNNNNNNNNNNNNNNNNNNNNNNNNNNNNNNNNNNNNNNNNNNNNNNNNNNNNNNNNNNNNNNNNNNNNNNNNNNNNNNNNNNNNNNNNNNNNNNNNNNNNNNNNNNNNNNNNNNNNNNNNNNNNNNNNNNNNNNNNNNNNNNNNNNNNNNNNNNNNNNNNNNNNNNNNNNNNNNNNNNNNNNNNNNNNNNNNNNNNNNNNNNNNNNNNNNNNNNNNNNNNNNNNNNNNNNNNNNNNNNNNNNNNNNNNNNNNNNNNNNNNNNNNNNNNNNNNNNNNNNNNNNNNNNNNNNNNNNNNNNNNNNNNNNNNNNNNNNNNNNNNNNNNNNNNNNNNNNNNNNNNNNNNNNNNNNNNNNNNNNNNNNNNNNNNNNNNNNNNNNNNNNNNNNNNNNNNNNNNNNNNNNNNNNNNNNNNNNNNNNNNNNNNNNNNNNNNNNNNNNNNNNNNNNNNNNNNNNNNNNNNNNNNNNNNNNNNNNNNNNNNNNNNNNNNNNNNNNNNNNNNNNNNNNNNNNNNNNNNNNNNNNNNNNNNNNNNNNNNNNNNNNNNNNNNNNNNNNNNNNNNNNNNNNNNNNNNNNNNNNNNNNNNNNNNNNNNNNNNNNNNNNNNNNNNNNNNNNNNNNNNNNNNNNNNNNNNNNNNNNNNNNNNNNNNNNNNNNNNNNNNNNNNNNNNNNNNNNNNNNNNNNNNNNNNNNNNNNNNNNNNNNNNNNNNNNNNNNNNNNNNNNNNNNNNNNNNNNNNNNNNNNNNNNNNNNNNNNNNNNNNNNNNNNNNNNNNNNNNNNNNNNNNNNNNNNNNNNNNNNNNNNNNNNNNNNNNNNNNNNNNNNNNNNNNNNNNNNNNNNNNNNNNNNNNNNNNNNNNNNNNNNNNNNNNNNNNNNNNNNNNNNNNNNNNNCCCCTGTTAGATCATGtaaacaaaaaaatgaaataatttaaaaaaaataaaaaatataataataataaaaataataaattaattaataaatataaaaataataaaaattaatttatttaattaactaaattaattaagttaattaatcctgtttaaattaatctaattagttagttaatttaattaaacagtagttaattagctaacagccttgacaggtgggacccacctgtcaggttgaccaggtcaacggtcagcgttgactgctgacgtcagcatgacctcatgctgatgtcataaatccaaatttcgaattaaattaaataattaattaaattccagaaattaataaaaatctttagaaaatcatatcttttaatccgtaactcggattaaaatattttcaacatgaaagttgctcagaacgacgagacgaatacggatgcgcagcccgttcgttcaccacacatccctaacctatcaaactcgcaactttccccctccggtccgtctgtccgaaaacgcgaaacatcgggaatacttcccggatgttcccccccttcgccggtaccacctactgtcgcgttaggacacacctagcatcgctcattgtcatgtcacgcatcgtcatgtttatgttcgcattgtatttactgtttcttccccctcttctctccggtagactacgagaccgacactgctgctgcccagttcgactacggagttgacgacccctcctacttgctagagcaaccaggcaagccccccccccttgatcaccagatatcgcctattcttctctatactgcttgcattagagtagtatagcatgttactgctttccgttaatcctatactgatgcatagcctgcccttgcttctactgatgttacctttacctgcaatcctacatgcttagtataggatgctagttttccatcagtggccctacattcttgtccgtctgctgtgctatactatcgggccgtgatcacctgggcggtgatcacgggtacatacctatatactatatacatgacacatgtggtgactaaagtcgggtcggctcgtaggagtacccgcaagtggatctttgtggcggagcgacagggcaggttgagaccgcctaggtgagaggtgggcctgggccctggtcggcgttcgcggatacttaacaagcttaacgagatcttggtatttgatctgagtctggccatttggtctatacgcactaaccatctacgcgggagtagttatgggtatcccggcgtcgtggtatcagccgaagccttcgtgacgtcagcgactgagtggcgcgcgccgtgttggaccgctttgacgtaaccgccgtgatcgtgtgggttgctaggtctgctcgcggccgcgttcgcaacgtgcaggtgtgcatagggcgatgggcccagacccctgcgcgcttaggattagaccggcgtgctgacctctctgttgtgcttaggtggggctgcgacgcgttgatcttacgaggccgggcatgacccagaaaagtgtgtccggccaaatgggatcgagcgtgttgggttatgtggtgcacccctgcagggaagtttatctattcgaatagccgtgtccctcggtaaaaggacgacccggagttgtaccttgaccttatgacaactagaactggatactgaataaaatacacccttccaagtgccagatacaacccgatgatcgctctctaacagggcgacgaggaggggatcgccgggtaggattatgctatgcgatgctacttggaggacttcaatctactctcttctacatgctgcaagatggagatggccagaagcgtagtcttcgacaagactagctatccccttttattctggcattctgcagttcagtccactgatatgcccctttacacatatacccatgcatatgtagtgtagctccttgcttgcgagtactttggatgagtactcactgttgcttatctccctcttttcccccttttctttcaatctggttgtcgcaaccagatgctggagtccaggagccagacaccaccgtcgacgacgactcctacgacactggaggtgcctactactacgtgcagccagctgacgacgaccaggagtagttaggaggatcccaggcaggaggtctgcgcctcgttcgatctgtatcccagtttgtgctagctttcttaaggcaaacttgtttaacttatgtctgtactcagatattgttgcttccgctgactcgtctgtgatcgagcacttgtattcgagccctcgaggcccctggcttgtattatgatgcttgtatgacttatttatgttttagagttgtgttgtgatatcttcctgtgagtccctgaccttgatcatacacatttgcgtgcatgattagtgtacggtcaaatcgggggcattcGTGTTTCTAGTGGCGAGTGCTTTAAATAAGATCAAttttgtatatattatgatgactTTAAACATACTAAAACTTGGTACGAACGACCGATAAAAATCAATTATTTTGTGTCTACGACCGACAGAAAAAATTGATTGAAATTATATCTCTGGAACTTGGCAGTTTTAGATCTTATTTGAAACTCGGTTGAAACTTGACAGTTTTAGTTGCAAAAAACGTAAGTTTCATCGTCGAAGCTTGAAACTTTTTAAAGGGATTATCTTTTGTTAATATGCCTTCGCGTGGGATTGAATTACTGTACGAATCACGAGCCAAAACGAGCAGGAGGCAGGACTTGGCAGATGAATGCCCCCGCATTAAGTGCTCCTGCGCATTTCCGTTTATGAATACTCGTCTCAACATGATTGAACATTCCAATTGAATCCATCAGGCACGACACTGAACACTACAGCTGCATAGACTTACTTATTATACTACAAAGAATCGAAAGAATATCTCAAAGAAAGAATAAGCACACACTCGTTCGATCTGTTCTTGTGATCCGACCCAGCCTAAACTAAAAAAACAGCCACAGGCCATCACCTTCACAAGAGTCAAGCCCAAGACCAAGACTAGTCGTCTTGGTCCTGGCACAGCTCCTTCCTGAGCTTGTGCGAGAAGAGCTTGCATGCGTCCATGCAGAGATCGACGGCGGCTGACAGCGCGATGAACACGGCCACGTCGCCCATGCACGCCACGTGCTGCACGCCGACCTGCACGGTGGGCCGGCTGGCCTTCCCCTCGCCCTCCACCGTGGAGCCCATCACGAACCCGCCGGCGAACGGCCACGCGGCGCCGGCGGAGGCCTCGGGGAACGTGGCCGGGTCGATCACGAACTGGCCGCCGCGCTTGGCGCTGATGGACGACTGGGCGATGGGGACGGCGCACTCGACAGGGCCCGAGTCGAAGACCAGCTCGAGGCGGTAGCCGAGCGCGTCGACGGGGCCGCGCTCCCGCCACGCCTCCAGCCGCGCCCAGGGCTTCCAGCTGGACGCCCCGGCGCCGGTGGGCTGGAGGATGAGCCAGGCGCCCGGGTTGGCGCGGGAGACGCGGCCGGAGCCCGGGGACGGCACGAACGGCGTGACcatggacgccgccgccaccggggAGCCGGATAGGTCGTGGATGGTCACCATCCACCCCTTGCGCTGGTCGCGCTGCGCACGCTTGTCCCCGTCGCCGTGGAGCGTGCTCAGCCACGATCGCAGCCTCCGGCTGGGGCTCCGGGTCATGGACGATTCCGACGTCAGAGATCTGGTCAAGATGCACATGCACGTGGTTAGTTCAGTTGAAAAGCACAAGTGCATGCACGGCCAGTACAGTATTTACTTAAGCGGTAACAATAATTTAGAGCAGTATACGTAGTAGCTGACAGCAGTTAATGCCGTGGCGCCAAGTGTGAGTGGTAGTACAAGGCAAGAAAAAAAAACAGTAGGTAATGGCGATCATGGAGCCGTCGACATGATAATGTATGCAAGATTCTGGACCAGCTAATGAGCCTACAGATCAGAAATACGCAGCAGCAAATTAATGAGGTagctagcagcagcagcaggttgGTAAGTCCATCACATGCTCGGTTGGTGCCTTTGTCTGTCTATCTGAATAATCTGATCATGGTGGATGTTCCACAGCCCTACAGCCTAGTACTTCAATCAAGCTAACCTAGCTACGAGTGAATTCTTGTCTCTTTAAGCTATCTTAAACACGTAAGTCGACATGGATCTGAGCGCTGCACTGACAGTGAAGGTTCTCACGCATgaaaccaaaacttgacagctgGTCGGATAGCAAACGATAACATATTCTGGAGTTGTTTTGCTCTCCAAAGATGGGTGAACAGTGACTTCGATCGGGACAAGCCAGTACCCTCATGCCTGCTACGTAGTACTATTAAACTTTTCACGGTTGCACCCGATTCAGTCCAAGAAGAAATGACCCATGGGCTCCCATGTCAGCACACTAACAAAATAATCCAAAACGCCTTGTTGCAATACTTTTATCAGGTGATTATGCCAATATCGATACGTGGTATGGCATGAATTATCTGCAAGGCATCTAAGAGCTGGCACCCAATAATGAAAAGAATGATGGGCCAGAGCAAAGCAAAATGTTCCCTAGGGTGCAAAGACGGGGAATTCTCTTCTAGTTTTCTACGACGAGAAGTGCACAAAATAGATTCGGGTCACTTAACCTGAGGTTCTAAGATGGGGGTATGGCATGAATTATCTGCAAGGCATCTAAGATGTGCTACCTTGCTTCCCCCTATAGAAGAGTAATTGCTCAAATGGTCAAGTATCAAGGTTTAAGCGTTGCGCTTTTATGTTGCACCTTTGTATAGTATATAAACATTGTTCACATGAGCCTATAAATTCACCAAAACCCAAGGTTTGAAAATCCTGTAGATACATAGGGAGGCATGGATTGGACAAAGGATTAACATGGTGGTGTACTTGAGCCGTTCGCTTCAATTTGAAATCTAGGAGAATCCGGTCATTTCCCGGTTCTCAGTTCTCACTTTGGCGAAAACATATTTTCGAAAACGTCACAAGACACGTTTTTAATTATAGGAAAGGCTGCACGTGACACATTTGAACCACAAGGACAAAACAACTTATTTAGCATCCGTTTGGTATTGGCAAGTTTTTTTGTGGGTTTTGTCATTGGCAAGTTGCCTAAAATTGTAACACAAGTTAACCATTTTTCGAAGAATGCGACTTGAGGCAAGACAGGGACGCCGAGATGAATGACAGCTAGtcgcggggggagggggggcaccAGCGAGGCCGAGTCGGGACAGACCTGTAGCCTACGACAACGCGGCAGTGGCGGCGTCCCTTATGGCGAGGGAGGGGGGTTGAAGGGTGGGGCTCATCGAAGCTGGAGAAAACATC
Coding sequences within:
- the LOC123079071 gene encoding uncharacterized protein, whose amino-acid sequence is MDPCAFVRLTVDQLLLKLPAVPRPSSGAAGVHPSTSPCFCTLHLQDHPSSLSRTAPLPLASACLPGGASGGDPVVLSLDAAAVQKLSGRPVELVVTVHAGQSKGSTSTGCGVGASRALGKVRVAVDVARAAAGETVVARDGWVDVGKPASSAARAQIHMLVRAEPDPRYVFQFGGEPECGPVVYQVPGGSTGGGQRQPVFTCRFSAGRRAARTRSLTSESSMTRSPSRRLRSWLSTLHGDGDKRAQRDQRKGWMVTIHDLSGSPVAAASMVTPFVPSPGSGRVSRANPGAWLILQPTGAGASSWKPWARLEAWRERGPVDALGYRLELVFDSGPVECAVPIAQSSISAKRGGQFVIDPATFPEASAGAAWPFAGGFVMGSTVEGEGKASRPTVQVGVQHVACMGDVAVFIALSAAVDLCMDACKLFSHKLRKELCQDQDD